In uncultured Methanobrevibacter sp., a single genomic region encodes these proteins:
- the tsaA gene encoding tRNA (N6-threonylcarbamoyladenosine(37)-N6)-methyltransferase TrmO, with protein MKIELESIGTIHTEFTEIEGMPIQPTGAKGIKGTIEIKDKYIDGLKDLEGFSHIHLIYLLHKVEGYMLEVKPFMDNNTHGVFATRSPKRPNRIGMSVVKVKNVEGNTVYIENVDILDGTPLLDIKPYVPQLYEDTIDELKIGWFETKHQKAKSQKSDDRFK; from the coding sequence ATGAAGATAGAATTAGAATCAATTGGTACCATTCACACAGAATTTACAGAGATTGAAGGAATGCCAATTCAGCCAACAGGCGCAAAAGGGATTAAAGGAACAATTGAAATTAAAGATAAATATATTGACGGTCTTAAAGATTTAGAAGGATTTTCACATATCCATTTAATCTATCTGCTTCACAAAGTAGAAGGATACATGCTTGAGGTCAAACCGTTCATGGACAATAACACTCATGGAGTATTTGCAACAAGATCTCCTAAAAGGCCAAACCGTATTGGAATGAGCGTTGTTAAAGTAAAAAATGTCGAAGGAAATACAGTTTACATCGAAAATGTGGACATTTTGGACGGAACACCTCTGCTTGATATCAAACCGTATGTTCCTCAATTATATGAAGATACAATTGACGAGCTTAAAATCGGCTGGTTTGAAACAAAACACCAAAAAGCAAAATCACAAAAATCAGACGACAGATTCAAATAA